The Lacipirellula parvula genome window below encodes:
- a CDS encoding nicotinate phosphoribosyltransferase — MTNAMPQNMPHPSLALLTDLYQLTMAYGYWKQGRADQPAVFHLFFRKPPFQGGYAIAAGLAPAIDYLSAFRFEPDDIAYLATLVGNDGQSLFEPRFFDYLAELRLACDVDAMPEGTVAFGQEPLLRVRGPILQCQLLETALLNIVNFQTLIATKAARVCQAAAGDPVVEFGLRRAQGIDGGLSASRAAYIGGCAATSNVLAGKLYGIPVKGTHAHSWVMSFDTEAEAFASYAEAMPNNCVFLVDTYDTLEGVRRAVEIGIKLRSEGHELVGVRLDSGDLAYLSIEARKILDAGGFSQAQILASNDLDERIIENLKAQGAKISVWGVGTKLATAYDQPALGGVYKLGAVQNEEGEWAPRLKLSEQVVKTSIPGILQVRRYETTDGMTGDMIYDELGGVDPRQIVVDAKDPTRRKSMPAPLVSRDLLTPVIRGGRVVAESEPLEVVRERARGELQRLHPTIRRFMNPHEYPVGLDVGLHECRDAMIQAARDPQVAATPEG, encoded by the coding sequence ATGACCAACGCCATGCCGCAGAACATGCCACACCCGTCGCTAGCGCTGCTGACCGACCTCTATCAGCTCACCATGGCCTACGGCTACTGGAAGCAGGGGCGTGCGGACCAGCCGGCGGTTTTTCATTTGTTCTTCCGGAAGCCGCCGTTTCAGGGCGGGTATGCCATCGCCGCGGGGCTGGCGCCGGCGATTGACTATCTCTCGGCGTTCCGTTTCGAGCCAGACGACATTGCCTATCTCGCCACCTTGGTTGGCAACGATGGCCAATCGCTGTTCGAGCCGAGATTTTTTGACTACCTTGCCGAACTCCGTCTCGCCTGCGACGTCGACGCGATGCCGGAGGGGACGGTCGCGTTTGGGCAAGAGCCGCTGCTGCGTGTGCGAGGGCCGATCCTTCAGTGTCAACTGCTGGAAACGGCACTACTGAACATCGTCAACTTTCAAACGCTGATCGCCACGAAGGCGGCGCGGGTTTGCCAAGCGGCGGCAGGCGATCCGGTGGTCGAGTTCGGGCTGCGGCGGGCGCAGGGGATCGACGGCGGGCTGTCGGCGAGTCGCGCCGCCTACATCGGCGGCTGCGCCGCGACCTCGAACGTCCTGGCCGGCAAGTTGTATGGCATTCCGGTGAAGGGGACGCACGCCCACAGTTGGGTGATGTCGTTCGATACCGAGGCGGAGGCGTTCGCCAGCTACGCGGAGGCAATGCCGAACAATTGTGTGTTCCTCGTCGATACATACGACACACTCGAAGGCGTGCGGCGCGCGGTCGAAATTGGAATCAAGCTACGGAGCGAAGGGCACGAACTCGTGGGCGTGCGGCTCGATTCGGGCGACCTCGCGTATCTGAGCATTGAAGCCCGCAAGATTCTCGACGCGGGAGGATTTTCCCAGGCGCAGATTCTGGCGTCGAATGATCTCGACGAGCGGATCATCGAGAACCTGAAGGCGCAAGGTGCGAAGATCTCGGTCTGGGGCGTCGGCACGAAGCTGGCCACGGCATACGATCAGCCGGCGCTCGGCGGCGTTTACAAGCTTGGCGCCGTGCAGAACGAAGAGGGCGAATGGGCGCCGCGGCTGAAGCTCTCGGAGCAGGTCGTCAAGACGAGCATTCCCGGCATCCTGCAGGTGCGACGCTACGAAACGACCGACGGCATGACTGGCGATATGATCTACGATGAACTCGGCGGCGTCGATCCGCGGCAGATCGTGGTCGATGCGAAGGATCCGACGCGGCGGAAGTCGATGCCGGCCCCGTTAGTTTCGCGAGACCTGCTGACGCCGGTGATTCGCGGCGGCCGCGTCGTCGCCGAGAGCGAACCGCTGGAAGTCGTTCGCGAGCGGGCCCGCGGCGAGTTGCAGCGACTCCATCCGACGATTCGCCGGTTCATGAACCCGCATGAGTAC